One segment of Clostridium botulinum DNA contains the following:
- a CDS encoding N-acetylmuramoyl-L-alanine amidase family protein — translation MIKRANKITSLLLAAAAVTSLVPSTGVNAADYKRIESKDGTVYSAQAYKDGKFVIDGDVKNGNTEAIYFLNDGKYSELEDVDTGSEFNGVFNEKYLDLDGGDYFVDLTNGKVYDDDLRDDGEDDAAIALRKKIKNKADDRYSDHEDLKNDLKEIKGSKYGEAWFETKYTADDKKTNGGDGNTASDLTIYTDIKGNYIDADYNLGKVRVTANGKSVSIDNTDEEFDVAGIRDALKAKVSNQDVIAQDTNNIYRRATVTIDINSSLVTEGTTTISDIQSAVNSVDGVDIAGSVKKAIKDEVDKQAGLAGATIETVKTTAAAVSLVKGEADKLTADSITTLDGIKNAKTASATGIIKAVQDVIINAAQKIYDATAGNEATKNAKAIEAAKIAKDIAIKDATLIEKAANEAKANSTSNVNIEEINGMKISEHSDVFKKASNGSISFETIQKISKSQASKDIDGAKYSKNVTTYVISDKDGDKEDLLGGEFTAVGGKLVEYKIDGDNINAKTIELKSKAGHYYTDMSKEEDQDLDNAEAYDIDVDGNIWALNGGFIYKFDNDEDWDKVYKVDGSMEKLSVYNKDNMVTWNEDDEVYSIIGQKDSSGEDGEDNNDKKTGWDKDNYGNWIFFDNEGNQVKHEWVNVNGTYYYLDEYGIMQSNKWVNPFGNWYYLNADGSMAHSGWLNDRGTWYYLNDSGNMLTGWQYINGTWYFMEQSGAMKTGWINDRGTWYYLNGNGSMKTGWLNDNGTWYYLDGSGRMLSNTSVNGYTLGANGAWIR, via the coding sequence ATGATAAAAAGAGCGAATAAAATAACATCATTATTACTAGCAGCGGCGGCGGTTACTTCATTAGTTCCGTCAACAGGTGTAAATGCAGCGGATTACAAAAGAATAGAATCAAAGGACGGTACAGTCTATAGTGCTCAAGCATATAAAGATGGAAAGTTTGTTATAGATGGTGATGTAAAAAATGGAAATACTGAAGCAATCTATTTCTTAAATGATGGAAAGTATTCAGAATTAGAGGATGTAGATACTGGTTCAGAATTTAATGGAGTATTTAATGAGAAATATCTTGATCTTGATGGTGGAGATTATTTCGTTGATTTAACTAATGGTAAAGTTTATGATGATGACTTAAGAGATGACGGGGAAGATGATGCAGCAATTGCATTAAGAAAAAAAATAAAAAATAAAGCAGATGATAGATATTCAGATCATGAGGATTTAAAGAATGACTTAAAAGAAATTAAGGGTTCAAAATATGGAGAAGCATGGTTTGAAACTAAATATACTGCAGATGATAAAAAGACTAATGGTGGAGATGGAAACACTGCATCTGATTTAACAATTTATACAGATATAAAAGGAAATTATATTGATGCTGACTACAATCTAGGAAAAGTTAGAGTGACAGCGAATGGTAAAAGTGTGAGTATAGATAATACTGATGAAGAATTTGATGTTGCAGGTATAAGGGATGCATTAAAAGCTAAAGTATCTAATCAAGATGTTATAGCACAAGATACTAACAATATATATAGAAGAGCAACAGTAACAATAGATATTAATTCTTCACTTGTTACAGAAGGAACAACAACTATAAGTGATATACAATCAGCAGTAAATAGTGTTGATGGTGTTGATATAGCTGGTAGCGTTAAAAAAGCTATAAAAGATGAAGTTGACAAACAAGCTGGTTTAGCTGGAGCAACAATTGAAACTGTTAAAACAACAGCAGCAGCAGTAAGTCTTGTAAAAGGAGAAGCTGATAAATTAACAGCGGATTCAATAACAACACTTGATGGAATAAAAAATGCTAAAACAGCATCAGCAACAGGAATTATAAAAGCAGTTCAAGATGTAATAATTAATGCAGCTCAAAAGATATATGATGCAACCGCAGGTAATGAAGCAACAAAGAATGCAAAAGCAATTGAAGCAGCAAAGATAGCTAAAGATATAGCAATAAAAGATGCAACTTTAATTGAAAAAGCGGCAAATGAAGCTAAAGCTAATAGTACTTCTAATGTTAATATAGAAGAAATTAATGGCATGAAAATAAGTGAGCATAGTGATGTATTCAAAAAAGCATCTAATGGATCTATAAGTTTTGAAACAATACAAAAAATATCAAAATCACAAGCTTCTAAAGATATAGATGGAGCTAAATATTCAAAAAATGTAACTACTTACGTTATATCTGATAAAGATGGTGATAAAGAAGATTTATTAGGTGGAGAATTCACAGCAGTAGGTGGAAAACTTGTTGAATACAAGATAGATGGAGATAATATAAATGCTAAAACTATCGAATTAAAATCAAAAGCTGGACATTACTATACTGATATGTCTAAAGAAGAAGATCAAGATTTAGATAACGCAGAAGCATATGATATAGATGTTGATGGTAACATATGGGCTCTAAATGGAGGATTTATTTATAAATTTGATAATGATGAAGATTGGGACAAGGTCTATAAAGTAGATGGTTCTATGGAAAAATTATCAGTTTATAATAAAGACAATATGGTTACTTGGAATGAAGATGATGAAGTATATTCAATTATAGGTCAAAAAGATTCATCTGGTGAAGATGGAGAAGACAATAATGACAAGAAAACAGGTTGGGATAAAGATAATTATGGAAACTGGATATTCTTTGATAATGAAGGAAATCAAGTTAAACATGAATGGGTTAATGTAAATGGAACTTATTATTATCTTGACGAATATGGAATAATGCAATCAAATAAATGGGTAAATCCTTTCGGAAATTGGTACTATTTAAATGCAGATGGATCAATGGCTCATTCAGGATGGTTAAATGATAGAGGAACTTGGTACTATCTAAATGATAGTGGAAACATGTTAACTGGATGGCAATATATAAATGGAACTTGGTATTTCATGGAACAATCAGGGGCTATGAAGACTGGTTGGATAAATGACAGAGGAACTTGGTACTATTTAAATGGTAATGGTTCAATGAAAACTGGATGGTTAA
- a CDS encoding MBL fold metallo-hydrolase, whose amino-acid sequence MATTFISGIFPNVNAYAATSDLSKSQKNSSLENKSSKVKEQENNAEENKSEEKDSQKNNLKDDKLSESDSKEQDLKEDADEVLDEEKTPEPGWHVINGKRFYFTEDGMLEKKGWFEIEEYIYRGTESSPKVYEPILKKKEQTNSKVNKNKKDKAKDKTDLKSEDKIEDKESKKNNTIIKDSEKIEEDKQEKDENNALENNEENDDIDSNGTSSKEGEYEVVDPSKDPNYVLHKNTYYFNDDHSVAIGWKDFSDKWYNFNEYGAMRTDWNYIDYKWYYLDEHGEMQRGWLEVGPNKYYLYSTGEMASGKMNIDDKWYYFNGSGILQTGFYTKDGKQCYSNKNGEMLSNEWIENNDKKYYVKANGELAIGNIIIDGEGESFTDSGLYKGGGKIDEYLYVEYLDVGNADCIFIKLPNGETALIDTGLNTKDSENKVIDFLENQNMKEDKDDKKIINHVIITHPHSDHIGGLYKILKNFNVEKIYMPERSYLEDCLDLEESGSESGDIKIMKEDYRVFKKTMDLIEDLDIEVINAVKGQDIDEDGILKFVNRDVYYAKPLDERVSANYWEINNQSAVVYLNYNDLGALFTGDIEWLAEKDIIESDLLAHSKVDVLKVPHHGINTSSSYAFVNYVGADIGIIPRETNQIMKNGAYTNLITGRVTLFETGLKDGVSLYATKDGWNVQY is encoded by the coding sequence ATGGCTACAACATTTATAAGTGGTATTTTTCCTAATGTAAATGCATATGCGGCTACAAGTGATCTTTCTAAGTCACAAAAAAATAGCTCATTAGAAAATAAATCGTCAAAAGTTAAAGAACAAGAAAACAATGCTGAAGAGAATAAATCAGAAGAAAAGGATTCACAAAAAAATAATTTAAAAGATGATAAATTATCTGAAAGTGATTCAAAAGAACAGGATTTAAAAGAAGATGCTGATGAAGTTCTAGATGAAGAAAAAACTCCAGAACCAGGATGGCATGTTATTAATGGAAAAAGATTTTACTTTACCGAAGATGGAATGTTAGAAAAAAAGGGTTGGTTTGAAATAGAGGAATACATATATAGAGGAACGGAATCTAGTCCTAAAGTATATGAACCAATTCTAAAGAAAAAAGAACAAACAAATTCTAAAGTTAATAAAAATAAAAAAGATAAAGCTAAAGATAAAACTGATTTAAAATCTGAAGATAAAATAGAAGATAAAGAATCTAAGAAAAATAATACAATTATTAAAGATTCAGAAAAAATAGAAGAAGATAAACAAGAGAAAGATGAAAATAACGCTCTTGAAAATAATGAAGAAAATGATGACATCGATTCAAATGGTACAAGCTCTAAAGAAGGTGAATATGAAGTAGTAGATCCTAGTAAAGATCCTAATTATGTACTTCATAAAAATACTTATTATTTTAATGATGATCATTCAGTTGCTATTGGATGGAAAGATTTTAGTGACAAATGGTACAATTTTAATGAATATGGTGCAATGAGAACTGATTGGAACTATATAGATTACAAGTGGTATTATTTGGACGAGCATGGAGAGATGCAAAGAGGATGGCTCGAAGTAGGGCCTAATAAATATTATCTATATAGCACAGGGGAAATGGCTAGCGGAAAGATGAATATAGATGATAAATGGTACTATTTTAATGGAAGTGGAATATTGCAAACAGGATTTTATACAAAAGATGGTAAGCAATGTTACTCTAATAAAAATGGTGAAATGTTATCTAATGAATGGATAGAAAATAACGATAAAAAATATTATGTTAAAGCAAACGGAGAATTAGCAATAGGTAATATAATTATAGATGGTGAGGGCGAAAGCTTTACTGATAGTGGTTTATATAAAGGTGGCGGAAAAATAGATGAATATCTTTATGTAGAATATTTAGATGTCGGAAATGCAGATTGTATATTTATAAAACTTCCTAATGGAGAAACTGCATTAATTGATACTGGATTAAATACAAAAGATAGTGAGAATAAAGTAATAGACTTTTTAGAAAATCAAAATATGAAAGAAGATAAGGATGATAAAAAAATAATAAATCATGTTATAATAACTCATCCTCATTCAGATCATATTGGAGGTTTATATAAAATTCTTAAGAATTTTAATGTAGAAAAAATATATATGCCAGAAAGAAGTTATTTAGAAGATTGTTTAGATTTAGAGGAATCTGGATCAGAATCTGGTGACATCAAGATTATGAAAGAAGACTATAGAGTATTTAAAAAGACTATGGATTTAATAGAAGATCTTGATATAGAAGTTATAAATGCAGTTAAGGGACAAGATATTGATGAAGATGGTATCTTAAAATTTGTTAATAGAGATGTTTACTATGCAAAACCTCTTGATGAAAGAGTTTCAGCTAATTATTGGGAAATAAATAATCAATCGGCTGTAGTATATTTAAATTATAATGATTTAGGTGCATTATTTACTGGTGACATAGAATGGCTAGCAGAAAAGGATATTATTGAATCAGATCTTTTAGCACATTCAAAAGTAGACGTATTAAAAGTTCCACATCATGGAATAAATACATCTTCAAGTTATGCGTTTGTAAATTATGTTGGAGCAGATATTGGTATAATTCCTAGAGAAACTAATCAAATAATGAAAAATGGTGCTTATACTAATTTAATAACAGGTAGAGTAACTTTATTTGAAACAGGACTTAAAGATGGAGTTTCATTATATGCAACAAAAGATGGGTGGAATGTTCAATATTAA
- a CDS encoding L-ribulose-5-phosphate 3-epimerase yields MKEYTLGLYEKSMPNHLTWEEKLKCAKECGFDTIEISIDETEEKLSRLDMSIEERRNLVNLMFKTGIGIRTMCLSGHRKYPLGSLNEETRNRGIEIMKKAVNLACDLGIRVIQLAGYDVYYEEGNDETRKYFEENLKLSVEIASSKGIILAFETMETEFMNTVKKAMEFVEMVNSPYLQVYPDCGNVKNATLNYGTTVIDDFETGRGHIAAVHLKETVPGKFREITFSAGHVNFEEVIKKSWELGVRKFTAEFWYVGNEDWKQVIKDTKKFMDEKFKCILN; encoded by the coding sequence ATGAAAGAATATACATTAGGATTATATGAAAAATCAATGCCTAACCATTTGACATGGGAAGAAAAGTTGAAGTGTGCTAAAGAATGTGGATTTGATACAATTGAAATAAGTATAGATGAAACAGAAGAAAAATTATCAAGATTAGATATGAGTATTGAAGAAAGAAGAAATCTTGTGAATTTAATGTTTAAAACAGGTATTGGAATTAGGACGATGTGTCTTAGTGGACATAGAAAATATCCATTAGGAAGTTTGAATGAAGAAACTAGAAATAGGGGTATTGAAATAATGAAAAAAGCAGTGAATTTAGCCTGTGATCTAGGAATAAGAGTAATTCAGCTTGCTGGATATGATGTTTATTACGAAGAAGGAAATGATGAGACAAGAAAATATTTTGAAGAAAATTTAAAATTATCTGTAGAGATTGCTTCTAGCAAAGGAATAATACTTGCTTTTGAAACAATGGAGACAGAATTTATGAACACTGTTAAAAAGGCAATGGAATTTGTTGAAATGGTTAATTCACCTTATCTTCAAGTTTATCCTGATTGCGGAAATGTAAAAAATGCTACTTTAAATTATGGAACAACAGTTATAGATGATTTTGAAACCGGAAGAGGTCATATTGCAGCAGTACATTTAAAAGAAACTGTGCCAGGAAAATTTAGAGAGATTACTTTTAGTGCAGGACATGTTAATTTTGAAGAAGTAATAAAGAAATCTTGGGAACTTGGAGTAAGAAAATTTACAGCAGAATTTTGGTATGTAGGTAATGAGGATTGGAAGCAAGTTATTAAAGATACAAAAAAATTTATGGATGAAAAATTTAAGTGTATATTAAATTAA
- the araD gene encoding L-ribulose-5-phosphate 4-epimerase, whose amino-acid sequence MLENLKKEVYEANMLLPKYNLVTFTWGNVSAIDREKGLIVIKPSGVDYDKMSSEDMVVVDLDGNVVEGKYKPSSDTQTHVKLYHDFLEIGGIVHTHSRWATIFAQAGRCINPYGTTQADYFYDEIPCTRDMTAEEIKANYEYNTGGVIVDTFKHINPNNVPAVLVKNHGPFTWGKDAMEAVHNAVVLEEVAMMAWNTEVLSNKNINSMPKDLMDKHFMRKHGPNAYYGQ is encoded by the coding sequence ATGTTAGAAAATTTAAAAAAAGAAGTTTATGAAGCAAATATGCTTTTACCTAAATATAATTTAGTAACTTTTACATGGGGAAATGTTTCAGCAATAGATAGAGAAAAGGGTCTTATAGTAATCAAACCATCAGGTGTTGATTATGACAAAATGTCATCAGAGGATATGGTAGTTGTAGATTTAGATGGGAATGTTGTAGAAGGAAAGTATAAGCCATCATCAGATACACAAACTCATGTTAAGCTATATCACGACTTTTTAGAAATTGGAGGAATTGTTCATACTCATTCAAGATGGGCAACAATATTCGCACAAGCAGGAAGATGTATTAATCCGTATGGAACAACTCAAGCTGATTACTTTTATGATGAAATTCCTTGTACTAGAGATATGACAGCAGAAGAAATAAAAGCAAATTATGAATATAATACAGGTGGAGTAATTGTAGATACTTTTAAACATATAAATCCTAATAATGTGCCAGCTGTGCTAGTAAAAAATCATGGTCCTTTTACTTGGGGAAAAGATGCAATGGAAGCAGTTCATAATGCTGTAGTGCTAGAAGAAGTTGCAATGATGGCTTGGAATACTGAAGTTTTATCAAATAAAAATATTAATTCGATGCCAAAGGATCTTATGGATAAGCACTTTATGAGAAAACATGGACCTAATGCTTATTATGGTCAATAA
- a CDS encoding PTS sugar transporter subunit IIB encodes MLRVIAACGSGMGSSQIIKMKISKVFKKLGIDVTIQHNSVGEAKSQASNFDVVFCSEVLKSNFKRAEDSGTIVIGLRNVLSEKEIEEKVIENIVDKK; translated from the coding sequence ATGTTAAGAGTAATAGCAGCATGTGGAAGTGGAATGGGATCAAGCCAAATAATAAAAATGAAAATAAGCAAGGTATTTAAGAAGTTAGGCATAGATGTAACAATTCAACATAATAGTGTTGGAGAGGCTAAAAGCCAAGCATCAAACTTTGATGTAGTATTTTGCTCAGAAGTATTAAAATCAAATTTTAAAAGAGCAGAAGATTCAGGAACTATAGTTATAGGGTTAAGAAATGTTTTATCAGAAAAGGAAATAGAAGAAAAAGTAATAGAAAATATTGTAGATAAAAAATAA
- a CDS encoding PTS ascorbate transporter subunit IIC yields MDFLLSIWEFFQINILTNPAFFIGFIVLIGYLLLRRPLYEAIAGFIKAVVGYLILNVAAGGLVNNFRPILAGLKDRFNLTAAVIDPYFGQTAAQSAVESVGRSFSLMMIVLLIAFLFNIVLVLFRKQTKIRTVFITGHIMVQQSATALWIVLFCFPDIIDTQAVIMLGLLLGTYWAVSSNLTVEATQELTEGGGFAVGHQQMFGIWLTDKLAGKIGNKEKSIEHLKLPGFLSIFNDNVVATGVLMLFFFGTIMGILGPDLLHQIDKGFAADKNFIFYIMEKSLNFAVYLSILQLGVKMFVSELTESFQGISSKLLPGSVPAVDCAATYGFGHANAVTIGFLFGALGQFISIIGLIVFKSPVLIITGFVPVFFDNATFAVYANKKGGLKAAMIIPFISGIIQVLGGAFAAYYFGLAQFGGWHGNFDFATVWPVIGVLMNNLHYVGFGIALVALLAIPQLQYIKNKKGYFKIAEDYEEYLNDLEAN; encoded by the coding sequence ATGGATTTTTTACTATCAATATGGGAATTCTTTCAGATAAATATTTTAACTAATCCAGCATTTTTTATAGGATTTATAGTACTGATAGGTTACTTATTACTAAGAAGGCCACTATATGAAGCTATTGCAGGGTTTATAAAAGCAGTAGTTGGTTATTTGATACTTAATGTGGCAGCTGGAGGATTAGTTAACAATTTCCGTCCAATATTAGCTGGATTAAAAGATCGTTTTAATTTAACAGCAGCGGTTATAGATCCTTACTTTGGGCAGACCGCAGCACAGTCAGCAGTAGAAAGTGTAGGTAGATCATTCTCACTTATGATGATAGTGCTACTGATAGCATTCTTATTTAATATAGTTTTAGTATTGTTTAGAAAACAAACAAAAATAAGAACAGTGTTTATTACAGGTCATATAATGGTTCAACAATCAGCAACAGCTTTATGGATAGTACTATTTTGTTTCCCAGATATAATTGATACACAGGCAGTAATAATGCTTGGGTTATTATTAGGAACATATTGGGCAGTATCATCAAACCTTACAGTTGAAGCAACTCAAGAATTAACAGAAGGCGGTGGCTTTGCAGTTGGTCATCAACAAATGTTTGGTATTTGGTTAACAGATAAATTGGCAGGGAAAATTGGTAATAAAGAAAAATCAATAGAACATCTTAAATTGCCAGGTTTCTTATCAATCTTTAATGATAATGTAGTAGCAACAGGAGTATTAATGTTATTCTTCTTTGGAACAATAATGGGAATATTAGGTCCAGACCTATTACACCAAATAGATAAAGGGTTTGCAGCAGATAAAAACTTTATATTTTATATAATGGAAAAATCATTAAACTTTGCAGTTTATTTAAGTATATTACAACTTGGCGTAAAAATGTTCGTTTCAGAACTTACAGAATCGTTCCAAGGTATTTCAAGTAAACTTTTACCAGGATCAGTACCAGCAGTAGATTGTGCTGCAACTTATGGATTTGGACATGCTAATGCAGTAACAATTGGATTCTTATTTGGAGCATTAGGACAATTTATATCAATAATAGGATTAATAGTATTTAAAAGTCCAGTACTAATAATTACAGGCTTCGTACCAGTATTCTTTGATAATGCAACATTTGCAGTATATGCAAATAAAAAAGGTGGTTTAAAAGCTGCAATGATAATTCCATTTATATCAGGAATAATTCAAGTATTAGGTGGAGCTTTTGCAGCATATTACTTTGGATTAGCACAATTTGGTGGATGGCATGGAAACTTTGACTTTGCAACAGTATGGCCAGTAATTGGTGTATTAATGAATAATCTACATTATGTAGGATTTGGAATAGCACTAGTGGCACTATTAGCTATACCACAATTACAGTATATAAAAAATAAAAAGGGTTATTTCAAGATAGCTGAAGATTATGAAGAATATCTTAATGATTTAGAAGCTAACTAG
- a CDS encoding PTS sugar transporter subunit IIA translates to MLKELIEKSRYSFHEGFEKWEDAIEASCKPLIKEGLIEISYVDSIIKNVKKYGPYIVIAPNICIPHAQEGEGVNDTAICFMKTEKPVHFSDDPEQDAQLFFVLASTNNELHMKNLVKMVELVENEETVKELIKAKGKEDLEEILKKL, encoded by the coding sequence ATGTTAAAAGAATTAATTGAAAAAAGTAGATACTCATTTCATGAAGGATTTGAAAAATGGGAAGATGCAATAGAAGCCTCTTGTAAACCTTTAATTAAAGAGGGCTTAATAGAAATATCTTATGTTGATTCAATAATTAAGAATGTAAAAAAGTATGGCCCATATATAGTAATAGCACCTAATATATGTATACCACATGCACAAGAAGGTGAAGGTGTAAATGATACAGCTATTTGTTTTATGAAAACAGAAAAACCAGTTCACTTTAGTGATGACCCAGAACAAGATGCACAATTATTTTTTGTATTAGCATCAACAAACAATGAATTACATATGAAGAACTTAGTTAAGATGGTTGAATTAGTTGAAAATGAGGAAACTGTAAAAGAATTAATTAAAGCTAAAGGAAAAGAAGACTTAGAAGAGATTTTAAAGAAATTATAA
- the ulaG gene encoding L-ascorbate 6-phosphate lactonase, with protein sequence MSQVKNITRESWILNTFPEWGTWLNEEIEQEVVKPGTFSMWWLGCTGIWVKSEGNTSLCIDFWCGSGKKTKSNPYINPEHQMARMCGGKKLQPNLRVAPFVLDPFGIKEIDAVLSTHDHNDHIDVNVAAAVMQNCDPSIPFIGPQACVDKWMGWGVPKERCIVVKPGDTVKIKDIEIVALEAFDRTALITAPPEGDLRGTMPINMDIKAVNYLIKTPGGNLYHSGDSHYSNYYAKHGNDHKIDVALGSYGENPRGITDKMTSIDILRMAESLNTKVVIPFHHDIWSNFQADTKEILELFDMRKDRLQYKFNPFIWQVGGKFTFPIDNEKREYHYPRGFDDCFDTEINLPYPSFL encoded by the coding sequence ATGTCACAAGTAAAAAATATAACAAGAGAATCATGGATACTTAATACTTTTCCAGAATGGGGAACTTGGTTAAATGAAGAGATAGAACAAGAAGTTGTAAAACCTGGAACTTTTTCAATGTGGTGGTTAGGATGCACAGGAATATGGGTTAAGAGTGAAGGAAATACAAGTCTATGTATAGATTTTTGGTGCGGTAGTGGAAAGAAGACTAAATCAAATCCATATATAAATCCAGAACATCAAATGGCTAGAATGTGTGGAGGAAAAAAACTTCAACCTAATTTAAGAGTAGCACCTTTTGTATTAGATCCATTTGGAATAAAAGAAATAGATGCAGTTTTATCAACCCATGATCATAATGATCACATTGATGTAAACGTTGCAGCAGCTGTTATGCAAAATTGTGATCCAAGCATTCCTTTCATAGGACCTCAAGCTTGTGTTGATAAATGGATGGGATGGGGAGTTCCTAAAGAAAGATGTATAGTAGTTAAACCAGGAGATACAGTGAAAATTAAAGATATAGAAATAGTTGCTTTAGAAGCATTCGATAGAACAGCATTAATTACAGCACCACCGGAAGGTGATTTAAGAGGAACAATGCCGATTAATATGGATATTAAAGCAGTAAACTATTTAATAAAAACTCCAGGTGGAAATCTTTATCATAGTGGAGATTCACATTATTCAAATTATTATGCTAAGCATGGAAATGATCATAAAATAGATGTTGCACTAGGATCGTATGGAGAAAATCCAAGAGGAATTACAGATAAAATGACATCTATCGATATATTAAGAATGGCTGAATCATTAAATACAAAAGTAGTTATACCATTCCATCATGATATTTGGTCAAATTTCCAAGCAGACACAAAAGAAATATTAGAATTGTTCGATATGAGAAAGGACAGGCTACAATATAAGTTTAATCCATTTATATGGCAAGTTGGTGGAAAATTTACATTTCCAATAGATAATGAAAAAAGAGAATATCATTATCCAAGAGGATTTGATGACTGTTTCGATACAGAAATAAACTTACCATATCCATCATTCCTATAA
- a CDS encoding DeoR/GlpR family DNA-binding transcription regulator: MKNTKSIVSKRREKILDYLKSNESINTNDLAEILEISPLTLRRDLQALDEQGLIVRYYGGAKLANDINNSENILKETDTDLLLNKKKNIIAKYAADLIKDGDTVFINSSSTALLMLKYLGNKRVYIVTNNGKALQVTIPPNVELVLTGGQVYERKQSLVGDFATYILSKITADKCFLGVSGITSDSGISTSVLQETLINHEMINRCNGPVYILADSSKVGRHHNFSSGDIEEISHLITDSDVDKNELNLLKEKNVDTIILDYK, from the coding sequence ATGAAGAATACCAAATCTATAGTTTCTAAGAGGAGAGAAAAGATTTTAGATTATCTTAAATCAAACGAAAGTATAAATACAAACGATTTAGCAGAAATATTAGAAATATCTCCCCTTACTTTAAGACGAGATTTACAAGCATTAGATGAACAAGGTTTAATTGTAAGATACTATGGGGGCGCTAAATTAGCAAATGATATAAATAACTCTGAAAATATTCTTAAAGAGACAGATACGGATTTATTACTTAATAAAAAGAAAAATATCATAGCAAAATATGCAGCAGACTTAATTAAAGATGGGGATACTGTCTTTATAAATTCTAGTTCAACTGCTCTTCTAATGTTAAAATATTTAGGCAATAAAAGGGTATATATAGTCACTAATAATGGTAAGGCATTACAAGTTACTATACCTCCAAATGTTGAATTAGTATTAACTGGTGGGCAAGTATATGAAAGAAAACAATCTTTAGTTGGAGATTTTGCTACTTATATATTATCTAAAATAACAGCTGACAAGTGTTTCCTGGGAGTTAGTGGTATTACATCAGATTCAGGTATAAGTACTTCTGTGCTTCAAGAAACATTAATAAATCATGAAATGATTAATCGTTGTAATGGACCTGTTTATATTTTAGCTGATAGTTCGAAGGTTGGCAGACATCATAATTTTTCAAGTGGAGATATAGAAGAAATATCACATCTTATAACAGATTCAGATGTTGATAAAAACGAATTAAATCTTCTTAAAGAAAAAAATGTTGATACTATAATATTAGATTACAAATAA